CCCTGGCGAATTCGAGGGCGCAGAAACGGGCGAGGTCGAGGTGCCAGCCGTCCTTTCGCTCTTTTGCCACCTCGGGAGGGAAGGCGGCGGCGTCCGATTCGCTGACGGTGTAGCACTTGCCGCATATCCCGGGCCCGGCGATGGCGAGCGTGTTCCTGATATCGATGCTGAAGCTGTCCTTGAGGATATCGAATGCTTTTCCGATGATCCCTCCGCTCGCTCCTGCCCGTCCGACATGCAGGGCGGCGAGGACCCTTTCAGAAGGTGAGTAGAGGAATACCGGGTAGCAGTCGGCGGTGCTCACCACCAGGGCGATATCGCGCGCCATGGTGATCATTCCGTCAGTCTCAGGCTGGATCCCGCCTGATTTGATGATCTTTATCCCAGTCCCGTGTACCTGGTCCATTGTCGCTATCGCCGGGGGGGCGACGCCGAGGTGTTTTATCACTGCAGCCCTGTTTTTCTCGACGTTGCCGGGAAGGTCGCCCACGCCAAGGCCGAGGTTGAGGGAATTATAGGGAGCAGGGCTCACGCCACCCGCCCTGGAGAAAAAGAGGAGGGAGAGCCCGGGGGCGAGTATCTCCAGGGTTGGAAAGGTTCCGACCTTAAGATCCTTATGACTGCTGAAATACATTTCGACCGACTTTCCGGATAAGATGTCCTGCATAGAGGATAATATATATACGGAATAATTCAAGCCCCGAGAGAGGGTAAATTTACGGCTCCCGTCAGGAAGTGCAAAATTCCATGCTGTTTAATGGTTTTGGAAGCATGATTGGACCTGATCTGCTACTAAAGCGTAAAATATTGTTGACATCTAATTCTGAAAATATCTGTTGAATTATCTGCCGCGTTTGTGATAGACTCCCTCGTTATCTCGCCGCACAAACCCATCTACCATACTCCAGAGATAAAAGATCCTGAGTGGGTTATAATAAAAAAACAGTGTAGCCCTTTAACGAAATAAAATTGCGTGTTAGCAGTTTAGTAAATGCGGGATAACAGTAGTTAGATTCCAAATGTGGAGTATTATGCAATGAGTATGTTTTCCGGTGAAGAAATGAAGAGAATCGATAAACCTAGCGATGGCTTTCGAATCCTTCAAAGAAAACTTCGAAAGAAGAAAGAGTCGCCTTACGGAATATTAGATAATATTGAAAAATATATGAATTGGTTTATTCCCTTTGTCTCTTCTTTGTTTTTCGTGATTATAGGAATATCTTACAAAGCTGAGGGCAGTACGATACTGTTAGGTGATATAGTTGCGTTGTTGGGTTTTATATTACTGTTTGCCGCACTGATCTTGGCTCTCTTATCAAGATTGTTCTTGTTTCATTTTAACAAATTGCGGAGTGATGCCGTAATAAAAATTGAATCATGGGCTATGACTTTCTTTAAAAAATATGAAATATTTATGAAAAAGCTAGAACGAGAGCAAGAAGTTGAGCCTGAAATACAAAAGGATCTCAGTGATGCGTTTGTGCGCGATACCGAGGAAGAAGTTGTAGAACTTTGGGAGTTGATGTCAATAGGATTGCTTGATGCAGCGGCGAGTGGATTGA
This sequence is a window from Candidatus Krumholzibacteriota bacterium. Protein-coding genes within it:
- a CDS encoding laccase domain-containing protein, with product MYFSSHKDLKVGTFPTLEILAPGLSLLFFSRAGGVSPAPYNSLNLGLGVGDLPGNVEKNRAAVIKHLGVAPPAIATMDQVHGTGIKIIKSGGIQPETDGMITMARDIALVVSTADCYPVFLYSPSERVLAALHVGRAGASGGIIGKAFDILKDSFSIDIRNTLAIAGPGICGKCYTVSESDAAAFPPEVAKERKDGWHLDLARFCALEFARAGIQKQNILFSNICTSCYGELCFSYRRDGGATGRHWTVAMISSTL